Within Burkholderia cepacia GG4, the genomic segment GTACCGCACCAGTTCCGCGAAGTGAGCGGTCGTGATGTCTTCGTGTAGCAGGCGCTTGAGATCGAGCGGTTCGAGCTCACCGCCTGGCGCGCCACCTTCGGATGAGACGGTCACGCGCCGATGCCCGAGCCTCGGATAACAGCCAGAAGCGAAAGGCCCGTTCCGTCGAGATAAGGACCGAACTCCTCACGAATCACCTGAAGGAGAAAACCCTCCGGCAAGTTCTGGCGGAAGAAGGGATGCAAATCGCGAGGCCACACCCAAGCGTCTTCGCGAACGGGCATCGTCAGGCTGGCAAAATCGGCGGCGGTCGCGTTTTCGGTATAGCGCAACGCGTAATCATCCGCCTGACGATCGAGATGAGCGACGAGCTTGCCTTTGACATGGACGTGCAGGCGCATGTCGTTAGCCCCCCGTCTGGCGCTGTTCGGCCAGAACGTCGTCCAACGTGCGCTGATGTCCGCGCTGAACCAGTCGCAGATCGTAGCCGGCCGCCTCGAGCAGACGCACGAGCGCAGATACGCTCATGTCGCCTCGCGCGAGCGTTTCCATGCGGGCAAGCGTCGTGCGCGCGATGCCGGCGCGCTCCGCAAGCTCTCTCTGGGAAAGCCCGGCCGTGCTGCGCGCCTCTTTCAGCATCTCTCCGACATCGGACAGTGTGGTCATTTGTAGCCTCGAGGCATCAAAAATGGGGGAGCCCGGGATTATTGTAGCCCAAGGGATACAAATTACCACGCACACACATGTAGCCCCAGGGACACAAATTTCGGAGAAATGGGACATTCTGTAGCCCTAGGGCTACCAACTCTGCTGCAGCGGCAACGCAGACCACGCACTGCGATCGCTGCTTTGCCGTCCACGTCGCCGCAGCGAAGAAGCCTGATGCAACGGTGGAGGAGCGTTCGGAGGCACCGGGTATTGCGATCAACGTGACGTCACCCGGCGCTCGATATGGCCGTACAGTTAAGCGGATGCTTGATGATGGAGACGTAGGGTGTCTAGACCGTGCGCGTGAAGCAAGTGTCCATGGTGGCCGCCTTCCTTCGTTAACTACCGACTGTCCCCGGGACACAACGCAGCCACACCCTAGCGAGCAGGCATTTTTGTTATTGATCGAACATAGACGTGCGCTTGCGGGATTACCAGGCGACGCCAAGTTCTTTTAGCAATTAAAAGACACTGAAATCCTTATAATTGAAGACATGTCGTTTTGATTACAGTTTTTAATAAACCATCTTATTATAGGAACAGAAACACATACGGCTCCGTCGGATTGCGCGAGTATGAAGAGAATGGACGTGCACGGAAATTCCGGACGAACGCAACGCGGTCGATCCCGACGTCGACTGTGCTGCAAACGGCCGATCTTGCGACTTTCATCACACGGGTCGAACGGCCGTTTGCCGGGCGGTGCGACAACGGCGCACCGGGCGCCCGGCAGCGGACGCCACGTCAGCGGGTGGTAATTTCGACGGCCAGGATTTCGAATCCGGGGTCGGCGTTCTCGTTCGCCGCCTTTTTCGCTTCTTCATACGACAGAAAGGACATGGCCTCCTGAATCTCCGGTGCCATGCCGATGTCGCCGTCCTCGCCGGTGCAGAGGAACTGCTGGCCGGTCTTCACGACATAGATGGTCGTCGTCATGTCTCCCTCCGTGGTTTGCAAGGGGAACTTTCAGTCTAGCTTCCACGATTCCGTATGCAACCCCGGCAGCCGGTTACCCGCTGACCTGATGCACGTCGAAGCCACGCCGTTGCCGCCCGGCGAACCCCGAACCGCCAGCCGGTTCGATGGCTGGCGTGAGTCGTCCCCACGGATCAGGGTTGGCGTTTGCCGCGGCCACCAGCAGGTTTGCCGGCCGGCTTGCCTGAACCCGCCGCCGCCTTGCTGGCGGGTTTGCTACGCGGCTTTTGCACGCTGAACGGGCTGCCGCTGGACACGCCCGCCCCCTTACCCGCAGCCCCAGCGCGCGGCGCCACAGGCTTTCGTTTGCTGTCGCCACCTTGCGGCCGCGTTTTTTTGCCGGACACGGGCATGGCGCCCGCCCCGGCTTGCGGCACTTTGGGCTTCTTCGGCTTCTTGGGCTTCTTGATGATCTGCCCCGTCGCGCTGGTTTCCGGCACGCGGTGTTCAGCTTCAAAACCCGGCTCTTCTTCACGGCGCAGCGTTTGCCGGATCAGCGCTTCGATCGCGGCCAGTTGCGGTGCTTCATCGGCACACACCAGCGACACCGCCACACCGCTGGCGCCTGCGCGGCCAGTACGGCCAATACGGTGCACATAGTCTTGCGCCACGATCGGCAGATCAACGTTGATCACCAGCGGCAGGTCGTCGATATCCAGCCCGCGCGCAGCCACATCGGTGGCGACCAGCATATTGACTTCGCCCGTCTTGAAGCGCTCCAGCGCACGCAGGCGCGCGGGTTGCGGTTTGTCGCCGTGGATGGTGTCGACCGCATAGCCCGCGTCATTCAACATCGCCGCCAGGTAATCCACGCCATTGCGGGTTTTGACGAACACCAGCGCGTGCTCCCAGTTGTTCTCGGCCACCAGGTGCATGAAGAGGTCAGGCTTGTTCCGCTTGTCCACCGGCACCACCCACTGCTTGATCTTGCTGGCCGTGGCATTGGGCGGGCTGACGCTGATATTGACCGGGCCGCGCAGAATGCCCGCCGCCATGGCGCGGATATCGTCGGTAAACGTGGCAGAGAACAGCAGGGTCTGGCGCTGGACGGGCAAGGCGGCAAAGACGGCGTCGAGTTCGCGCGCAAAGCCCAGATCGAGCATCCGGTCGGCTTCATCCAGCACCAGCGTCTGCACTTGGTCAAACTGCACTGCGTTCTGGCGGTTGAGATCCAGCAAACGGCCGGGCGTGGCAACGAGCACATCCACGCCTTTGCGCAACTTCATCATCTGCGGGTTGATACTCACACCGCCGTAGGCGGCCAGGAATCGCAGGTCGAGGCCTTTGCCGTATTCGATAAAGCTTTGCAGCACTTGTTCAGCCAGTTCACGCGTGGGCACCAGCACCAGCACGCGCGCGCGGTTGCTGGACACCGCCGGGCCGTGTTGCACCAGCCGTTGCAACAGCGGCAGCGCAAAACCCGCCGTTTTGCCCGTGCCGGTTTGTGCCGCAGCCATCACGTCCTTGCCGCCGAGCACGGCGGGAATCGCCTTCGCCTGCACCGGCGTAGGCACCTGGTAATTGAGGTCCTGCAGATTGCGCAGCAAGGGTTCGATCAGGCCAAGCGAGGCAAAAGACATTGACGCGTTCCGGGCTAAAAACCGCAATTCTAGCGGTTACCGCCTGGTTGCGCCGATCTGCCCTGCCGTCACCGTGCGCATGCGTTCGATACCGCCTGAAATGATGCAGGCGCAACGACAGCGCCTGAATCCTGGCATGGGTCGTACGATACGGTTGATCGCTCGATGGTCTTGCTTCACCGTGTTGGATTGATAAGGATGGCGTATCCGAAACGATCACCACGGGCGAGAAAGAGCAGTGCCACAGCGCGGCGCTCCGGACGTTGCTGGTCGGGTCGTCGCGATGGCGGCTTGATGTGAGAACAGCCGCTCAACCTCATCGCGCCCCGGAACGTCGGCTTGCTCGTTCAGTCCGGCGGACAGGGTTATCTGCGTCACGCAGACGTTGCCACTGGCGCTGAACACACTGGATCGATGCGGCCCTTGGGGACGCGAGCCAGTTCGTCCTCGATGGCATTGATGGCGCGCTCCATCTGCAGCGCGGCACGCCTCGCTTTGCCAGGCGAGGCGTGTGCGCGGAACTACTTCGTGACGCCCAGTTGTTTCATCAGCGTCGCGTTATCCCAATACAGATACTCTTCGTCCATGGTGCCCTGCTTGTTCCAGTGACCAAGCGTTGCCATCGGCAGGTGGTAAGTCTTTCCCGTCGGCGGGATCACGGTTCCATCCGGCAGCGCCATGGGTTTGGTGAACGTGCCGTCCAGAAATCCTGCGACGGCGGTCCATGTGGCATCGGCCGTCCCGAACCGAATCGGATGTTCGGTGATGCGATTATCGGGCGCGAACGTCCACATGAACTCCAGTTCCTTGATGTGATCCGGAATTCCCTTGGTGGTGTGGCCATCCGGATAGTGAACGACGATGTCCGCGGCATGGCTCTTGTGAAGATCCTGCCACTGCTGGTTCGTGTAGACACGGAAGTCCAGATCATCGAACGTTTTCAGGTTCCGGGACAACGTCTGCGGCATGCTCTTGATGAACGGTGCGATCTGATCGGCTCGCGTCGGAGGCCAGGCGTTCTCTTCTGCGGCATTCGCCGGGGCGTTCATCAGCCCGGTCACCATCAGTGTGGCGGCAACAGCGAATTTGAGCTTATTCGTCATGACGTTTCTCTTATTCATATATGGGAAGCGCATACCTCGGCGCGAAGCGTTTAATACAACAACGTCATTCATCTGCTACGTACAAAAGCGTGCCGCTCAGAGACTGTCCCAACGAATTGCAAGTTCGTTGAACTGATCGACCGCACGCTTCAATTCCCGACCCCGTTCCGTCAGCGCATAAATGACTTGCGGTTGCGTTTCGGAAGTCGATCTGGCGATGACGCCGGCTCGCACGAGAAACCGGAGTTGATCCGTCAGTACCTTTCTGGAAATGCCGGGGAGTGCCCGGAAAATTGCAAGAAAGTGAATGGGGCCCTGATCTGCGATCACCATCAGCAGCGACGGCGCCCAACGCCCGCGCAGCATACGGAGAATCACTTCGGCAGCGCATATGGTGGGTGTGTTCTCAGGCATGGATGTCAGTATGAGTGATTCGGGCAACGTAGCAAAGGAGTTACCTGGTGGTAACTCACCTCATCGCACCGGCTTTCAGCCGACGGCGTTGGCTTCACTTTGAGCCGGCGGAGTGATTTTTCCTGGCGTCGACAAGAGGCCCAAAAACCGCCAGTCCCGCTTCGGTCCGCCGGGCCATCGCGATGATCCTGCCTCGATTCGGCGTGGTTGCATGAATCGAACGTGAAAACGAAATATCACCATGGTCATGATTTCAGGCGATTCGAACGAATTGCGGACGACCGAGGTCGGCCATGCGGTTGAGCACGCCCACGCGAACCGCGGCCTCGGTCGCCGGCGCGTAGACGCGACGCTCCCGGAGGCGGTTACCCGTGAGCATGTTCAGGCGATACATCGCATGCGCCGAAAGCGAACGCCGATGACAGCGGACTGTGCTGTCATTGCTGGCCCCAGGGACACGCCATCAACGCCACAGAGAATCCTCCAGCCCAACGGTTATAAACGCCTGTTTGACCGATTCACCCGCCGGCCGCCGCTTGAACGCCCCGCGCCACCGCGCGCAAACGGCAACGCCCCGCCGACATGCACCGCCCTTCGCACTCGGTGCATTCGACCGTCTCACACGCCACCCCGCCCCCGATTACCTAGGTAATTGACACGTATGGACCTAGGTAATTGGCGTCCCTACCATGGTTTTGCTACGCAACGAAACGCAAGCATAAAGAGGACACGACCATGACCACCCAGGACGTCGACACCCAAACGCTACGCCGCGTGATCGCCGCAGCGTCAATCGGCAATTTCGTCGAATGGTTCGATTTCGCCGCATACGGCTTTCTCGCCACCATCCTGACGCGAGAATTCTTCCCCAGCGGCGACCCTACCGTCGGACTCCTGAAGACATTCGCAGTCTTCGCGGTGGCCTTCGCCTTCCGCCCGCTGGGCGGCCTCATCTTCGGCGTGATCGGCGACCGCATCGGACGCAAGCGAACGCTCGCACTCACGATCCTGATGATGGCCGGCTCGACCACGTTGATCGGCCTGCTCCCGACCTACGCGAGCATCGGATACTGGGCACCGTTGCTTCTCACGGTCATTCGCTGCGTCCAGGGCTTTTCCGCGGGCGGTGAATACGCGGGCGCATGCGCTTACGTGATGGAACATGCACCGCGCCGCCGCCGCGCATTCTTCGGCAGCTTCGTGCCGGTGTCGACCTTCTCGTCGTTCGCTTGCGCGGCGGTAGTGGCCTACCTGCTCGAGTCGTCGCTGTCGTCGCAGGCGATGATCGAATGGGGCTGGCGCGTGCCGTTCCTGATCGCGGCGCCGGTCGGCCTCATCGGTGTCTACTTGCGTGTCAACCTGAACGAAACGCCCGCGTTCCAGGCACTCGAAGGCAAGCACGACGTTGCGCATGCCCCGCTGATGGAAACCCTGCACTCGCAGTCGTGGAATATCCTGAAGCTCGGTGCCTTCGTGTCCGTGACGGCGCTGTCCTTCTACACGTTCACAACCTATTTCGCGACGTACCTTCAAGTCGCCGGGCACCTGTCGCGCGGCACGTCGCTCCTCGTGACGGTCCTCGCCCTCCTCTTCGCGGCGGCGTTGTGTCCGCTCGCCGGCTTCTTCTCCGACCTCGTCGGCCGCCGCGCAACGATCGCCACCACCGGCGTCTTCATCATCCTGTCGGTTTATCCGGCCTTCTCGCTGGGCGGCTCGGGCGTGTTGTCGCAATCGCTGATCGGCGTCGCGCTTCTGGCGATCGGCGCGGTGCTCTCGGGCGTGGTGACGGCACCGCTCATGTCGGAAGTGTTCGCGACGAAAACCCGCTATACCGCGTCGGCGATCACGTACAACCTCGCGTACACGATCTTCGGCGGTACCGCACCGCTCGTCGCCACGTGGCTGATCTCCGCGACCGGCACCAACCTGTCGCCTGCGTACTACCTGATCGCCGTGTCGATCTTCGCGATGATCGGCGGCCTGTCGCTGCCGGAAACGTCGAAGACGGCGCTCGAAGACGCAGGTCCGGCGACCGGGAAAACCACGCAGTCCGCCAAGCGCGGCGTCGAACGTGCCATTTGAGCACCTGTCCGCCTTCTGCATCCTGCCCACAAAAATCAACGCGTAGAGAGACGCCATGACCAGCCTTCACGATTCCAGCATCATCATCGATGGCCTGAACATTTCGAAATTCGAGCGATCGGTGTTCGAAGACATGCGCAAAGGCGGCGTCACGGCCGTCAACTGCACTGTCTCCGTGTGGGAGGACTTCCAGAAGACGATCGACAACATCGCGGAAATGAAGCAGCAAATCCGCGAGTACAGTGAAATTCTCACGCTGGTGCGCACGACGGACGACATCCTGCGCGCAAAGAAGGAAAACAAGACCGGCATCATCTTCGGCTTTCAGAATGCCTATGCGTTCGAGGACAACCTCGGCTATATCGAAGTGTTCAAGGAGCTCGGCGTCAATGTCGTGCAGCTCTGCTACAACACGCAGAACCTGGTCGGCACGGGTTCCTACGAACCGGACGGCGGGTTGTCCGGATATGGCCGCGAAGTGATTCAGGAGATGAACCGGGTCGGCATCATGGTGGACCTGTCGCACGTCGGCGCGAAGACTTCGTCCGATGCCATCGCCTGTTCGAAGAAGCCGGTCACTTACTCGCACTGCTGCCCGTCCGGCTTGAAAGAGCATCCGCGCAACAAGACGGACGATCAATTGCGCGAGATCGCGGAAGCAAACGGCTTCGTAGGCGTCACGATGTTCATGCCGTTCCTTCGACGCGGCGCCGACGCGACCATCGACGATTATCTCGAAGCGATCGAATACGTGATCGACGTGATCGGCGAAGACAAGGTCGGGATCGGCACGGACTTCACGCAGGGCTACAGCACCGAGTTCTTCGACTGGATCACGCATGACAAGGGCCGCTATCGTCGCCTGACGGACTTCGGCAAGGTCGTCAATCCTGAAGGCATTCGCACGATCGGCGAATTCCCGAACCTCACGGCCGCGATGCAACGCGCCGGCTGGAGCGAGTCGCGCATCAAGAAGGTGATGGGCGAGAACTGGCTGCGGGTATTCGGCGAAGTCTGGAACGGTTGAGTCGTTCATCGAACCCGTACCCGCCATGCAGCCCCAATTGCCCATCGACGTCGATCCGGACACCGGTGTCTGGATCACCGACGCACTGCCGATGCTGTACGTTCCGCGTCACTTCTTCACGAACAACCATGTGGCTGTCGAAGCAGCGCTCGGCCGCGAAGCCTACGCGTCGATTCTTTACCGCGCAGGCTACAAGTCGGCCTATCACTGGTGCGACAAGGAAGCCGAGAAACACGGTATCAGCGGCATGGCCGTGTTCGAGCATTATCTGAAGCGCCTGTCGCAGCGTGGCTGGGGCAGGTTCAGCATCGCCGAAGCCGATCCGTCGACGTCGCATGCGCGCATCCACCTGCATCACTCGTCGTTCGTACTGGCACAGCCCGGCAAGCATGGAAAGCTTTGCTACATGTTCGCGGGCTGGTTCGCCGGTGCGATGGACTGGGTCAACGACACCGCGGCCGACGCAGCTAGCAAAGGCCCGCGTGCGCATTCGGCGGAAGCCCGGTGTGCAGGCGAGGGACACGATTGCTGCGTCTTTCATGTCGGGGGACAATTTCTGCAGGCGCTACAATCAGACAGGAGTGAACCTGCCCGATAGCCCTGGTCCGAACCCGGTTCGGACCTGTCGACAAGATGCCGAACATGACCGACACGATGTCCAGTCTCGACTACGAAGATCTCTTCAGGCATCTGCCGGTCGCGGCCATCGTGGCCAGGGAGCGCGTCATGATCGACTGCAACGACAAAGCCCTGCAACTGTTCAGGGCGACACGCGACGACATCATCGACCAGTCGTTCGCGAAGCTCTATCCACAGCAGAAGGACTTCGCGACGACCGGCCGTCGCCTCGCGCCGCTGCTCGCGAAACATGCGGGGTTCAGCGACGACCGCATCATGCGGCGCATCGACGGCAGCCATTTCTGGGTCACCGTCTGCGGCTTCGGATACAACCCGAAGCGGCCCTTCGAGCTGGCTATCTGGACCTTCACCGACCTGTCGGGAGACGCAAAGCATCCGGACGTCACCAGCACGTTGACCGAACGCGAGCGCGACGTCGCGGCGTTTCTGGTTCACGGCCTGACCAGCAAGGAGATCGGCAAGGAGCTGAGCATCAGTCCGCGCACGGTCGACATCCATCGCGCGAGCTTGTTGAGAAAGTACGAAGTCCGAACGACACACGATCTCATCGCCTGCCTGCTGGCCTGAGCCGCGCGCGCAAGAGCGGCGTCCCCGCTCCGGACAAAAAAAGCCCGGCAAAGCCGGGCCAATCAGATTGAGACACTAGGAGAATCCCGCCCACCCCACACCGGGCGGACACGCCGCGCTACACGACGTTCTTTTCGACGATCGGCCGGTTTTCCAGCACACGCTCCCAGCCGAGCGACGACAGGTCGAGCGATTCATACCGCCCACCCAAAATCAGTTCACTCACCCCGCGCCCCGTCGCGGGTCCTTGCTGCAGCCCGTGCCCGCTATACCCGTTCGCGAACACGACGTTATCGAGTTCCGGGTGATGCCCGATGATCGCGTTATGGTCGAACACGTTGTACTCGTAGTACCCGGACCAGCAGTTCTCCACGCGCAGCGCCTCGAACTCCGGCACGCGATTCGCGAGCGTCGGCCAGATCACTTCATCGAACAGGTCGTGATCGACCTCGTCGAGCGGCAGATCGTCGGGATCGCGATCGGGGCTCGGCGACGTCCCGCAGATATACGTGCGCCCTTCCGGCCGAAAATACACGCCCGTCGGATCGATCAGCAGCGGGCAATCGGTGAGCTTCGCCGGCGACGACACGTTGAAGATGCTGCGACGCCGCGCATACACGGGAATGTCGATGCCCATCATCGACGACAGCGTGCGCGCCCACGCGCCGGCCGCATTGACGAGCGTGTCGCATGCATGACGCTCGCCGTCGCCCGTCACGACATGCGTGATCTTGCGACCGTCGCGAACCACGCCGGTCACGTCGGCCGGCACATACCGCGCCCCCAGCGCCTGCGCCTTCTTGCGCAACGCCTGCACGAGCCCGTAGCCGTCGAACCACCCTTCTCCGCTCACACCGTAAGCGCCCGACACGAGATCGTCGACATTCAGCCAGGGAAACTTCGCGCGCAGTGCATCGCGATCCATCAAGCGGATATCGGCACCGAGCTTCGTCTGCAGCGCATGGTTCTCCCGCAGCGTCGCGTCGCCTGCCGGCGTCGCGAGAAACAGGTAGCCGCCTTCATGCAGGTCGATCGACGGCCGGTTGCCGTCGACCTCGAGCCGCTCGCCGATATTGCGCAGGAACTCGATACCGAACAGCGACATCTCGATCGACAGCGGCGTCGAGAACTGCTGGCGAATCGACGCGGCCGACAGCGCCGACGACGACTTCGCATAGGTGGGATCGCGTTCGATGACGGTCACGGACACCGTCGGATCGGTAGCGCGCAGGAAATAGGCGATCGAGCTGCCGATCACACCACCGCCGACGATGACGACTTGAGAACTCACGACTGACTCCGGTTACTCGTAATGGGCGCTGCCAGCCGGCCGCGCCCGAAGGTTGTTCGTGCCGCGTCGAGCGCGGCGCCGTGCGTGCGGACCACCCGGTGAATCGCCCCGACATGCGCCGCGATCGCATCCGATCGTTGCGGGTATTTCAGCACGTCCGGCGTCGCCGCGAAAGTCCGCGCGCGTGCAGGTGTTCAGTCCGTCGATTGCGTGGTGACGGGCTGCCACGCGGCGTTCTTCACTTCATACAGCGTCGAGCTCGGGTTCTTCAGGTCGCCGGTGCTAGTGAACGCGATCGTGCCCGTGATGCCGTCGTAGCGCGTGCCCTTCAGCGCGCCGTTGAAATCGGCCGGCTTCGTCGAGTTCGCCTTCTGCATCGCATTGATCGCGATCCAGGTCGCGTCGTACGCGAACGGCGCATACGCGAGCATGTCGACGCCGTACTTCTGCTTGAATTTCGTTTCGAACTGCTTGCCCTTCGCGAGCCGCGACAGCGGCTGCCCGTATTCCCACACGGCCGCGCCTTCGGCCGCATTGCCCGCGAGCTTGATGAAGTTCGCGTTCATCACGCCGCCGCCGGCCAGAAACTGCGCGCGG encodes:
- a CDS encoding helix-turn-helix domain-containing protein; amino-acid sequence: MTTLSDVGEMLKEARSTAGLSQRELAERAGIARTTLARMETLARGDMSVSALVRLLEAAGYDLRLVQRGHQRTLDDVLAEQRQTGG
- a CDS encoding DEAD/DEAH box helicase, translating into MSFASLGLIEPLLRNLQDLNYQVPTPVQAKAIPAVLGGKDVMAAAQTGTGKTAGFALPLLQRLVQHGPAVSSNRARVLVLVPTRELAEQVLQSFIEYGKGLDLRFLAAYGGVSINPQMMKLRKGVDVLVATPGRLLDLNRQNAVQFDQVQTLVLDEADRMLDLGFARELDAVFAALPVQRQTLLFSATFTDDIRAMAAGILRGPVNISVSPPNATASKIKQWVVPVDKRNKPDLFMHLVAENNWEHALVFVKTRNGVDYLAAMLNDAGYAVDTIHGDKPQPARLRALERFKTGEVNMLVATDVAARGLDIDDLPLVINVDLPIVAQDYVHRIGRTGRAGASGVAVSLVCADEAPQLAAIEALIRQTLRREEEPGFEAEHRVPETSATGQIIKKPKKPKKPKVPQAGAGAMPVSGKKTRPQGGDSKRKPVAPRAGAAGKGAGVSSGSPFSVQKPRSKPASKAAAGSGKPAGKPAGGRGKRQP
- a CDS encoding ester cyclase, encoding MTNKLKFAVAATLMVTGLMNAPANAAEENAWPPTRADQIAPFIKSMPQTLSRNLKTFDDLDFRVYTNQQWQDLHKSHAADIVVHYPDGHTTKGIPDHIKELEFMWTFAPDNRITEHPIRFGTADATWTAVAGFLDGTFTKPMALPDGTVIPPTGKTYHLPMATLGHWNKQGTMDEEYLYWDNATLMKQLGVTK
- a CDS encoding winged helix-turn-helix transcriptional regulator; this translates as MPENTPTICAAEVILRMLRGRWAPSLLMVIADQGPIHFLAIFRALPGISRKVLTDQLRFLVRAGVIARSTSETQPQVIYALTERGRELKRAVDQFNELAIRWDSL
- a CDS encoding MFS transporter, with translation MTTQDVDTQTLRRVIAAASIGNFVEWFDFAAYGFLATILTREFFPSGDPTVGLLKTFAVFAVAFAFRPLGGLIFGVIGDRIGRKRTLALTILMMAGSTTLIGLLPTYASIGYWAPLLLTVIRCVQGFSAGGEYAGACAYVMEHAPRRRRAFFGSFVPVSTFSSFACAAVVAYLLESSLSSQAMIEWGWRVPFLIAAPVGLIGVYLRVNLNETPAFQALEGKHDVAHAPLMETLHSQSWNILKLGAFVSVTALSFYTFTTYFATYLQVAGHLSRGTSLLVTVLALLFAAALCPLAGFFSDLVGRRATIATTGVFIILSVYPAFSLGGSGVLSQSLIGVALLAIGAVLSGVVTAPLMSEVFATKTRYTASAITYNLAYTIFGGTAPLVATWLISATGTNLSPAYYLIAVSIFAMIGGLSLPETSKTALEDAGPATGKTTQSAKRGVERAI
- a CDS encoding dipeptidase, which codes for MTSLHDSSIIIDGLNISKFERSVFEDMRKGGVTAVNCTVSVWEDFQKTIDNIAEMKQQIREYSEILTLVRTTDDILRAKKENKTGIIFGFQNAYAFEDNLGYIEVFKELGVNVVQLCYNTQNLVGTGSYEPDGGLSGYGREVIQEMNRVGIMVDLSHVGAKTSSDAIACSKKPVTYSHCCPSGLKEHPRNKTDDQLREIAEANGFVGVTMFMPFLRRGADATIDDYLEAIEYVIDVIGEDKVGIGTDFTQGYSTEFFDWITHDKGRYRRLTDFGKVVNPEGIRTIGEFPNLTAAMQRAGWSESRIKKVMGENWLRVFGEVWNG
- a CDS encoding DUF5943 domain-containing protein, translating into MQPQLPIDVDPDTGVWITDALPMLYVPRHFFTNNHVAVEAALGREAYASILYRAGYKSAYHWCDKEAEKHGISGMAVFEHYLKRLSQRGWGRFSIAEADPSTSHARIHLHHSSFVLAQPGKHGKLCYMFAGWFAGAMDWVNDTAADAASKGPRAHSAEARCAGEGHDCCVFHVGGQFLQALQSDRSEPAR
- a CDS encoding PAS and helix-turn-helix domain-containing protein, with the protein product MPNMTDTMSSLDYEDLFRHLPVAAIVARERVMIDCNDKALQLFRATRDDIIDQSFAKLYPQQKDFATTGRRLAPLLAKHAGFSDDRIMRRIDGSHFWVTVCGFGYNPKRPFELAIWTFTDLSGDAKHPDVTSTLTERERDVAAFLVHGLTSKEIGKELSISPRTVDIHRASLLRKYEVRTTHDLIACLLA
- a CDS encoding NAD(P)/FAD-dependent oxidoreductase gives rise to the protein MSSQVVIVGGGVIGSSIAYFLRATDPTVSVTVIERDPTYAKSSSALSAASIRQQFSTPLSIEMSLFGIEFLRNIGERLEVDGNRPSIDLHEGGYLFLATPAGDATLRENHALQTKLGADIRLMDRDALRAKFPWLNVDDLVSGAYGVSGEGWFDGYGLVQALRKKAQALGARYVPADVTGVVRDGRKITHVVTGDGERHACDTLVNAAGAWARTLSSMMGIDIPVYARRRSIFNVSSPAKLTDCPLLIDPTGVYFRPEGRTYICGTSPSPDRDPDDLPLDEVDHDLFDEVIWPTLANRVPEFEALRVENCWSGYYEYNVFDHNAIIGHHPELDNVVFANGYSGHGLQQGPATGRGVSELILGGRYESLDLSSLGWERVLENRPIVEKNVV